From a region of the Panicum virgatum strain AP13 chromosome 2K, P.virgatum_v5, whole genome shotgun sequence genome:
- the LOC120693858 gene encoding COBW domain-containing protein 1-like, with product MEDNDDCPPLAVELPPQVPSPPAPAPPDASPVGVTVITGYLGAGKSTLVNYILNEQHGKRIAVILNEFGEEIGVERAMINEGQGGALVEEWVELANGCVCCSVKHSLVQALEQLVQRKDRMDHILLETTGLADPAPLVSVLWLDDQLESSIRLDSIITVIDAKNFRVQIDEHKNSSSFPEAFHQIAFADVVILNKIDLVKDNVEDLEKHIHDVNALVTVVRSVRCQVDLNEIFNRQAYGAKNSSHLQELLDYSKSIPPNRRHDNSISTLCIYEQDPVNLAKVESWLEDLLWEKKSSMDIYRCKGILHIHDSDQVHTLQAVREVYEVMPARKWSETESRMNKIVFIGRNLDINALQDSFSGCKG from the exons atggaggacAACGACGACTGCCCtcccctcgccgtcgagctcccgcCGCAGGTTCCATCTCCTCCGGCGCCAGCTCCTCCGGATGCGTCGCCAGTTGGCGTTACCGTCATCACCGGCTACCTCGGGGCCGGCAAGTCCACG TTAGTCAACTACATTTTGAATGAACAACATGGAAAGAGAATCGCCGTGATACTAAACGAGTTTGGAGAAGAGATTGGGGTTGAAAGGGCGATGATCAATGAGGGTCAAGGTGGTGCACTTGTTGAGGAATGGGTGGAGCTGGCAAATGGATGCGTCTGTTGCTCTGTAAAACACAGCCTGGTTCAAGCACTTGAGCAGCTTGTGCAGAGAAAGGATAG AATGGATCATATATTACTTGAAACAACAGGTTTGGCTGATCCTGCACCACTTGTCTCTGTTCTTTGGCTAGACGACCAACTGGAATCATCAATTAGACTGGATTCTATTATTACG GTCATTGATGCAAAAAATTTCAGGGTTCAGATTGATGAGCACAAAAACTCCTCCTCATTCCCTGAAGCATTTCATCAAATTGCATTTGCG GATGTTGTGATATTGAACAAAATTGACCTAGTGAAGGACAACGTTGAGGATTTGGAAAAACATATTCATGATGTGAATGCTCTGGTTACAGTGGTGCGGTCTGTCCGGTGCCAGGTTGACTTGAATGAAATATTTAACAGGCAAGCATATGGTGCCAAG aaTTCTTCTCATCTGCAAGAACTGCTGGACTATAGTAAATCAATACCACCTAACCGCCGTCATGATAATAGTATTTCCACCTTGTGCATCTACGAACAGGATCCGGTTAACTTGGCTAAG GTGGAATCGTGGCTCGAAGATCTTCTTTGGGAAAAGAAATCTAGTATGGATATATATCGTTGTAAAGGGATTTTACATATCCATGACTCAGATCAAGTTCATACATTACAG GCAGTGAGGGAAGTCTACGAAGTTATGCCGGCTCGAAAATGGTCCGAGACAGAGTCTCGCATGAACAAGATAGTCTTCATAG